A single region of the Plutella xylostella chromosome 7, ilPluXylo3.1, whole genome shotgun sequence genome encodes:
- the LOC105398285 gene encoding pseudouridylate synthase 1 homolog isoform X2 encodes MDVAVTEDNEVVSNKKFTRFRKRQWENYSKKENDESENKRTCDGDKPFERIKKKKMAMLLGYCGVDYYGMQRNPGVPTIEEELLKALLEAKYISDEDFKNQQNAQFQRSSRTDKGVSAARQVVSLKMPLEVHKEEINSRLPECIRVFGIKRVTNKFNSKGKCNARTYSYTLPTYVFESSLITVEDRKKYRITPEKLEEVNKVLGVYKGTKSYHNFTEKKHHTDPSASRFMMSFGVEKVFVDSEMEFAVLLVKGQSFMLHQIRKMVGLTIAVVRGHTDMATLEKSFGKEKVMIPTAPGLGLVLDMVHYDRYDARYKTSHDSLTWQDEEEAVQKFKHDHIYPVIVRGELEGNAIGEWIDTKLIQHSYEPSDDVPLEKGEENEIEMGGDDDDEDDTAPERETTTEDSKKDHDKSSKDSVVDAKTCEKENPNEGSEQSDKIEVSEFSVKEIS; translated from the exons ATGGACGTGGCGGTGACTGAAGACAATGAAGTGGTCTCTAACAAGAAGTTCACCCGGTTCAGGAAACGGCAGTGGGaaaattattcaaagaaaGAAAACGATGAAAGTGAGAACAAGAGGACTTGTGATGGCGATAAGCCGTTCGAGAGGattaagaagaagaaaatggCCATGCTACTTGGCTACTGTGGGGTAGACTACTATGGGATGCAAAG AAACCCAGGTGTGCCAACGATAGAAGAGGAGTTATTGAAGGCATTGCTTGAAGCCAAGTACATATCAGATGAAGACTTTAAGAACCAGCAGAATGCACAGTTTCAGAGAAGCTCGAGGACTGACAAGGGTGTCTCAGCCGCCAGACAAGTGGTTTCACTTAAAATGC CATTAGAAGTTCACAAAGAAGAGATTAACAGCAGACTACCAGAGTGTATAAGAGTTTTTGGCATAAAACGGgtcacaaataaatttaattccaaaggaaaatgtaaTGCTCGCACATACAGTTACACACTACCTACATATGTTTTTGAATCAAGTTTAATCACCGTTGaagatagaaaaaaatatagaataacTCCTGAAAAACTAGAGGAAGTCAACAAAGTTTTAGGAGTCTATAAAGGCACTAAAAGTTACCACAATTTTACAGAAAAGAA aCACCACACGGATCCTTCAGCATCCAGGTTCATGATGAGTTTTGGTGTTGAAAAAGTATTTGTTGACTCTGAAATGGAGTTTGCTGTTTTACTCGTCAAG GGCCAGAGTTTTATGCTGCATCAGATCAGGAAAATGGTTGGTTTGACCATAGCGGTAGTGCGAGGGCATACAGACATGGCCACTCTGGAGAAATCATTCGGCAAAGAAAAAGTTATGATTCCTACTGCCCCCGGATTGGGATTGGTTTTAGATATG GTGCACTATGACCGGTACGACGCGCGGTACAAGACCAGCCACGACAGTCTCACCTGGCAAGATGAGGAGGAAGCCGTGCAGAAGTTCAAACACGACCACATCTACCCAGTCATTGTTAGAGGGGAACTCGAAg GCAATGCGATTGGCGAATGGATCGATACGAAATTGATTCAACACTCGTACGAACCGAGTGATGACGTCCCTCTAGAAAAAGGTGAAGAGAACGAGATCGAAATGGgcggtgatgatgatgatgaggacgACACTGCACCAGAGAGAGAGACGACTACAGAAGACAGTAAAAAAGATCATGATAAATCTAGTAAAGATAGTGTGGTGGATGCAAAAACTTGTGAAAAAGAAAACCCCAATGAGGGAAGTGAACAGAGTGATAAAATTGAAGTGAGTGAGTTTTCAGTGAAGGAAATATCGTAA
- the LOC105398285 gene encoding pseudouridylate synthase 1 homolog isoform X1: MSVGLFKIFSNILKQNLPRLHLKTGPVRGLAAAMDVAVTEDNEVVSNKKFTRFRKRQWENYSKKENDESENKRTCDGDKPFERIKKKKMAMLLGYCGVDYYGMQRNPGVPTIEEELLKALLEAKYISDEDFKNQQNAQFQRSSRTDKGVSAARQVVSLKMPLEVHKEEINSRLPECIRVFGIKRVTNKFNSKGKCNARTYSYTLPTYVFESSLITVEDRKKYRITPEKLEEVNKVLGVYKGTKSYHNFTEKKHHTDPSASRFMMSFGVEKVFVDSEMEFAVLLVKGQSFMLHQIRKMVGLTIAVVRGHTDMATLEKSFGKEKVMIPTAPGLGLVLDMVHYDRYDARYKTSHDSLTWQDEEEAVQKFKHDHIYPVIVRGELEGNAIGEWIDTKLIQHSYEPSDDVPLEKGEENEIEMGGDDDDEDDTAPERETTTEDSKKDHDKSSKDSVVDAKTCEKENPNEGSEQSDKIEVSEFSVKEIS, from the exons ATGTCTGTTGGATTATTTAAGATATTTTCTAATATTCTGAAACAGAATTTACCGCGGCTTCACCTAAAGACAG gtcCAGTGCGAGGCCTGGCAGCTGCAATGGACGTGGCGGTGACTGAAGACAATGAAGTGGTCTCTAACAAGAAGTTCACCCGGTTCAGGAAACGGCAGTGGGaaaattattcaaagaaaGAAAACGATGAAAGTGAGAACAAGAGGACTTGTGATGGCGATAAGCCGTTCGAGAGGattaagaagaagaaaatggCCATGCTACTTGGCTACTGTGGGGTAGACTACTATGGGATGCAAAG AAACCCAGGTGTGCCAACGATAGAAGAGGAGTTATTGAAGGCATTGCTTGAAGCCAAGTACATATCAGATGAAGACTTTAAGAACCAGCAGAATGCACAGTTTCAGAGAAGCTCGAGGACTGACAAGGGTGTCTCAGCCGCCAGACAAGTGGTTTCACTTAAAATGC CATTAGAAGTTCACAAAGAAGAGATTAACAGCAGACTACCAGAGTGTATAAGAGTTTTTGGCATAAAACGGgtcacaaataaatttaattccaaaggaaaatgtaaTGCTCGCACATACAGTTACACACTACCTACATATGTTTTTGAATCAAGTTTAATCACCGTTGaagatagaaaaaaatatagaataacTCCTGAAAAACTAGAGGAAGTCAACAAAGTTTTAGGAGTCTATAAAGGCACTAAAAGTTACCACAATTTTACAGAAAAGAA aCACCACACGGATCCTTCAGCATCCAGGTTCATGATGAGTTTTGGTGTTGAAAAAGTATTTGTTGACTCTGAAATGGAGTTTGCTGTTTTACTCGTCAAG GGCCAGAGTTTTATGCTGCATCAGATCAGGAAAATGGTTGGTTTGACCATAGCGGTAGTGCGAGGGCATACAGACATGGCCACTCTGGAGAAATCATTCGGCAAAGAAAAAGTTATGATTCCTACTGCCCCCGGATTGGGATTGGTTTTAGATATG GTGCACTATGACCGGTACGACGCGCGGTACAAGACCAGCCACGACAGTCTCACCTGGCAAGATGAGGAGGAAGCCGTGCAGAAGTTCAAACACGACCACATCTACCCAGTCATTGTTAGAGGGGAACTCGAAg GCAATGCGATTGGCGAATGGATCGATACGAAATTGATTCAACACTCGTACGAACCGAGTGATGACGTCCCTCTAGAAAAAGGTGAAGAGAACGAGATCGAAATGGgcggtgatgatgatgatgaggacgACACTGCACCAGAGAGAGAGACGACTACAGAAGACAGTAAAAAAGATCATGATAAATCTAGTAAAGATAGTGTGGTGGATGCAAAAACTTGTGAAAAAGAAAACCCCAATGAGGGAAGTGAACAGAGTGATAAAATTGAAGTGAGTGAGTTTTCAGTGAAGGAAATATCGTAA
- the LOC105398285 gene encoding pseudouridylate synthase 1 homolog isoform X3, with protein MGCKGVPTIEEELLKALLEAKYISDEDFKNQQNAQFQRSSRTDKGVSAARQVVSLKMPLEVHKEEINSRLPECIRVFGIKRVTNKFNSKGKCNARTYSYTLPTYVFESSLITVEDRKKYRITPEKLEEVNKVLGVYKGTKSYHNFTEKKHHTDPSASRFMMSFGVEKVFVDSEMEFAVLLVKGQSFMLHQIRKMVGLTIAVVRGHTDMATLEKSFGKEKVMIPTAPGLGLVLDMVHYDRYDARYKTSHDSLTWQDEEEAVQKFKHDHIYPVIVRGELEGNAIGEWIDTKLIQHSYEPSDDVPLEKGEENEIEMGGDDDDEDDTAPERETTTEDSKKDHDKSSKDSVVDAKTCEKENPNEGSEQSDKIEVSEFSVKEIS; from the exons ATGGGATGCAAAG GTGTGCCAACGATAGAAGAGGAGTTATTGAAGGCATTGCTTGAAGCCAAGTACATATCAGATGAAGACTTTAAGAACCAGCAGAATGCACAGTTTCAGAGAAGCTCGAGGACTGACAAGGGTGTCTCAGCCGCCAGACAAGTGGTTTCACTTAAAATGC CATTAGAAGTTCACAAAGAAGAGATTAACAGCAGACTACCAGAGTGTATAAGAGTTTTTGGCATAAAACGGgtcacaaataaatttaattccaaaggaaaatgtaaTGCTCGCACATACAGTTACACACTACCTACATATGTTTTTGAATCAAGTTTAATCACCGTTGaagatagaaaaaaatatagaataacTCCTGAAAAACTAGAGGAAGTCAACAAAGTTTTAGGAGTCTATAAAGGCACTAAAAGTTACCACAATTTTACAGAAAAGAA aCACCACACGGATCCTTCAGCATCCAGGTTCATGATGAGTTTTGGTGTTGAAAAAGTATTTGTTGACTCTGAAATGGAGTTTGCTGTTTTACTCGTCAAG GGCCAGAGTTTTATGCTGCATCAGATCAGGAAAATGGTTGGTTTGACCATAGCGGTAGTGCGAGGGCATACAGACATGGCCACTCTGGAGAAATCATTCGGCAAAGAAAAAGTTATGATTCCTACTGCCCCCGGATTGGGATTGGTTTTAGATATG GTGCACTATGACCGGTACGACGCGCGGTACAAGACCAGCCACGACAGTCTCACCTGGCAAGATGAGGAGGAAGCCGTGCAGAAGTTCAAACACGACCACATCTACCCAGTCATTGTTAGAGGGGAACTCGAAg GCAATGCGATTGGCGAATGGATCGATACGAAATTGATTCAACACTCGTACGAACCGAGTGATGACGTCCCTCTAGAAAAAGGTGAAGAGAACGAGATCGAAATGGgcggtgatgatgatgatgaggacgACACTGCACCAGAGAGAGAGACGACTACAGAAGACAGTAAAAAAGATCATGATAAATCTAGTAAAGATAGTGTGGTGGATGCAAAAACTTGTGAAAAAGAAAACCCCAATGAGGGAAGTGAACAGAGTGATAAAATTGAAGTGAGTGAGTTTTCAGTGAAGGAAATATCGTAA